In Nostoc sp. CENA543, a single genomic region encodes these proteins:
- a CDS encoding protein kinase, which yields MLGQLLDGRYKITKVLGAGGFGQTFISEDTKLYDSLCVVKQLKPMATDPMTLQVARRLFQSEAQLLHKLGTHDQIPQLLAHFEEQEEFFLVQQYIDGHPLSDELTSGKQYGEAYTVSLLQDILQPLAFVHQNQVIHRDIKPPNLIRRNSDGKVVLIDFGAVKQISTQVVTGEGVTKMTVGIGTAGYMPSEQSRGSPRLSSDVYAVGIIGIQALTGLLPHQMEEDIQTAEIRWRHLVNVSPALANVLDMMVRYDFRQRYPSAVEALAAIQQLGNAAYAPTQLPTNPGYTLTFPGNPSQRQPINTEPPLYSPPPAVPLQYRQEIPQQSTPGVAAVPKESPKVGIGFYLQWVLVNVLGLFGGMILGAIAQMTVQPLNLLLSYQAVAATMGLTIGFMQLLVLRRRIPISEKWWLLGTTLGTCIAVLITGSFPEYSLLWVGPIVGIIQWWILRRYVEQAGWWILVNTLWGWFGGILSGAVLVLLLKNPKDNN from the coding sequence ATGTTGGGTCAGTTACTCGATGGACGATATAAAATCACCAAAGTCTTAGGGGCTGGGGGTTTTGGACAAACCTTTATCTCGGAAGACACGAAGCTTTATGACAGTCTCTGTGTAGTCAAACAACTTAAACCAATGGCAACTGATCCCATGACATTACAGGTTGCTAGGCGGTTATTTCAATCAGAAGCACAATTACTACACAAGTTAGGGACTCATGACCAAATTCCCCAACTATTAGCGCATTTTGAAGAACAAGAAGAATTTTTCCTCGTACAGCAATATATTGATGGTCATCCCTTAAGTGATGAACTCACATCTGGTAAACAGTATGGTGAAGCATATACAGTCTCCCTGCTGCAAGATATTCTGCAACCACTGGCTTTCGTTCACCAAAATCAAGTTATTCACCGCGATATCAAACCGCCAAACCTGATTCGCCGCAATAGTGACGGCAAAGTTGTGCTAATTGATTTTGGGGCGGTGAAACAAATCAGTACGCAGGTGGTGACTGGTGAAGGTGTGACTAAAATGACTGTGGGTATTGGGACTGCTGGTTATATGCCGAGTGAACAGAGTCGGGGTAGTCCCAGGTTAAGCAGTGATGTGTATGCTGTGGGGATCATTGGTATTCAAGCTTTAACGGGATTGTTACCCCACCAGATGGAAGAAGATATCCAAACGGCGGAAATTAGGTGGCGACACTTAGTAAATGTGAGTCCAGCTTTAGCTAATGTGTTAGATATGATGGTGCGCTATGACTTTCGTCAACGCTACCCGTCGGCGGTGGAAGCTTTAGCCGCAATACAGCAGTTGGGAAATGCAGCTTATGCACCTACACAACTACCAACTAATCCGGGATACACACTAACGTTTCCTGGTAATCCTTCCCAACGACAACCTATTAATACTGAACCTCCCCTGTATTCACCTCCACCTGCTGTTCCCCTGCAATATCGTCAAGAGATTCCCCAACAATCTACGCCTGGTGTAGCTGCTGTTCCTAAAGAAAGTCCCAAGGTAGGGATAGGCTTTTATTTGCAATGGGTGTTAGTGAATGTTCTGGGTTTATTTGGAGGGATGATTCTTGGCGCGATCGCTCAAATGACTGTACAACCTCTTAACCTACTCTTGAGTTATCAAGCAGTAGCCGCAACGATGGGTTTGACCATCGGTTTTATGCAATTGTTAGTTCTGCGGCGACGCATCCCCATTTCAGAAAAATGGTGGTTATTAGGAACTACATTAGGTACTTGCATTGCTGTTTTGATCACTGGCTCTTTCCCTGAATATTCCCTACTTTGGGTAGGCCCTATTGTGGGGATCATTCAATGGTGGATACTGCGGCGATATGTTGAGCAAGCAGGTTGGTGGATATTAGTAAATACTCTCTGGGGTTGGTTTGGTGGGATTCTTTCAGGAGCAGTATTAGTTTTGCTATTAAAAAATCCAAAGGACAATAATTAA
- a CDS encoding Uma2 family endonuclease, whose translation MVISPLRLKLETVHLTDEQFYQLCQNNQELKFERTAKGELIIMPPAGGESGNREADLIIDLGIWNRQTGLGYTFSSSTIFKLPNGSDRSPDVAWIQKQRWEALTPEQRRRFPPIAPDFVIELRSATDDLETLRQKMQEYMDAGVKLGWLINPQQQQVEIYRLGKAVELQNLPTELLGEDVLPGFILHLSVY comes from the coding sequence ATGGTTATTAGTCCTTTGAGATTAAAACTAGAAACTGTTCATCTTACAGATGAGCAATTTTATCAACTATGTCAAAATAACCAGGAATTAAAATTTGAGCGCACAGCTAAGGGAGAGTTAATTATTATGCCACCTGCAGGCGGTGAAAGTGGCAATCGTGAGGCAGATTTAATTATCGATTTAGGAATTTGGAATCGACAAACGGGACTTGGTTATACTTTTAGTTCTTCTACTATATTTAAATTACCAAACGGGAGCGATCGCTCTCCTGATGTCGCCTGGATTCAAAAGCAACGATGGGAAGCATTAACTCCTGAACAAAGACGCAGATTTCCCCCCATTGCACCGGATTTTGTAATTGAATTAAGGTCAGCAACCGATGATTTAGAAACCCTCCGTCAGAAGATGCAAGAATATATGGATGCAGGGGTTAAATTAGGGTGGTTGATTAATCCTCAACAGCAGCAAGTAGAAATTTATCGTCTAGGAAAAGCAGTAGAATTACAAAATTTACCTACAGAATTATTAGGTGAAGATGTATTACCAGGATTTATACTACATTTATCTGTATATTAA
- a CDS encoding serine/threonine-protein kinase, producing the protein MGKIIKGRYEIIQRLGQGGFGTTFLAKDIDIPGHPHCIVKQFTPLSNDPNTLIKAKELFEREAKTLKQLGNHDQIPRLLAHITENQESYIVQELIVGHDITEELPPKQKPLTENQVIKLLQEILEVLAFVHESKVIHRDLKPDNIRRRTSDQKIVLIDFGIVKEMDNTTLKTQSQRNPTVAGTRNYMPREQEKGKPQLSSDIYAVGIIGIQALTGLLPDELEEDSKTGQIIWRKHTNVSKKLGDILDKMVRYDFRQRYQSAGSALQAIQSLSSSGKTVTQHQTVNLKSSHPVKNHSNFIKFLPKTIGIIMSAGIVLIIAYIYMSQPKDLLTYENHEYGIKLKYPRDWQKEDVNNIITKEIVNFISPKQNNSDKFLEKITIRIEQYSGGLKSFQNETKQEIKKTLEAANILEEKNTQIGKNTVTQLVLTGKDNKTNLKIHKFLLVKGNQAYTITYTAKLGDYNSFIGEVQNMLTSLEIN; encoded by the coding sequence ATGGGCAAGATTATTAAAGGACGTTACGAAATTATCCAGCGTTTAGGACAAGGAGGATTTGGAACGACCTTTTTAGCCAAAGATATTGATATACCTGGACATCCGCATTGCATAGTCAAGCAGTTCACGCCATTAAGTAATGATCCCAATACTTTAATCAAGGCAAAAGAGTTATTTGAGCGAGAAGCAAAGACACTAAAACAATTAGGCAATCATGACCAAATTCCTCGACTTTTAGCACACATCACCGAAAATCAAGAATCCTATATAGTTCAGGAACTAATTGTAGGTCATGACATCACTGAAGAATTACCTCCTAAGCAAAAACCACTGACAGAAAATCAGGTAATTAAACTTTTACAAGAAATTTTAGAAGTTTTAGCATTTGTACATGAATCTAAAGTAATTCACCGCGATTTAAAACCTGATAACATTCGCAGACGTACCTCAGATCAGAAAATAGTTTTAATTGATTTTGGTATTGTCAAAGAAATGGATAATACTACCCTCAAAACTCAAAGTCAGCGAAATCCCACCGTGGCTGGTACACGCAACTATATGCCAAGAGAACAGGAAAAGGGTAAGCCACAACTGAGTAGCGATATTTATGCTGTAGGCATAATTGGTATTCAAGCACTCACAGGTTTATTGCCTGATGAATTAGAAGAAGACTCTAAAACAGGTCAAATAATTTGGCGCAAGCACACCAACGTTAGCAAAAAACTAGGGGACATTTTAGATAAAATGGTGCGTTATGACTTTCGCCAGCGTTATCAGTCCGCAGGTTCAGCACTGCAAGCAATTCAAAGTTTATCTAGTTCTGGTAAAACAGTAACGCAACATCAAACTGTTAATCTTAAATCATCACATCCCGTTAAAAATCATTCTAATTTTATTAAGTTTCTACCTAAAACAATAGGCATCATCATGAGTGCCGGAATTGTTTTAATAATTGCCTATATTTATATGAGCCAGCCCAAAGATTTACTGACATATGAAAATCATGAATATGGCATCAAGCTAAAATACCCAAGAGATTGGCAAAAGGAAGATGTGAATAACATAATCACTAAAGAAATAGTTAATTTTATTTCGCCCAAACAAAATAATTCTGATAAATTTTTAGAGAAAATTACAATTAGAATTGAGCAGTATTCTGGAGGATTGAAAAGCTTTCAAAATGAAACTAAACAAGAAATCAAAAAAACTCTAGAAGCAGCAAATATACTTGAAGAGAAGAACACACAGATAGGTAAAAACACAGTAACTCAGTTAGTTTTGACTGGCAAGGATAATAAAACTAATTTAAAAATACACAAATTTTTACTAGTTAAAGGTAATCAAGCATATACAATTACTTATACAGCTAAATTGGGTGATTATAACAGTTTCATTGGAGAAGTACAAAATATGTTGACATCTTTAGAGATTAATTAG
- a CDS encoding Uma2 family endonuclease yields MVITPIKENIPTDYSLENWLQSPPEGTEWVNGELLEKEEVTLKHSRIQAKVATYWRNYKETSGQGGEVYTEVPCLTNKQGRRPDVAYLTPELMQQYGEPAVLPQSFPLIAEIISPTDLAEDMIAKSQEYLQSGCEEVWLVFPENRWIIVITKNQRLVFISGEVVKTQTVLTGFNVTVDELLGS; encoded by the coding sequence ATGGTTATTACTCCCATTAAAGAAAATATTCCCACTGATTATTCCCTAGAAAATTGGCTACAAAGTCCCCCAGAAGGTACAGAATGGGTAAATGGGGAATTACTGGAGAAAGAAGAAGTGACATTAAAACACAGCCGCATACAAGCAAAAGTAGCTACTTACTGGAGAAATTACAAAGAAACTAGTGGACAAGGCGGAGAAGTATATACAGAAGTACCTTGTCTGACCAATAAACAAGGTCGCCGTCCTGATGTGGCTTATCTAACTCCAGAATTGATGCAGCAGTATGGTGAACCTGCTGTTTTACCCCAAAGCTTTCCTTTAATAGCTGAGATTATTTCCCCTACAGATTTAGCAGAAGATATGATTGCTAAATCTCAAGAATATTTGCAATCTGGTTGTGAAGAAGTTTGGTTAGTTTTTCCTGAAAATCGCTGGATTATTGTTATTACTAAAAATCAGCGACTAGTGTTTATTTCTGGTGAAGTTGTGAAAACTCAAACTGTACTCACAGGGTTTAATGTCACTGTAGATGAATTATTAGGTTCATAA
- a CDS encoding ABC transporter ATP-binding protein: MAKVVLEDIKRRFNNVTAIEDISFEIPDGEFWVLVGPSGCGKSTILRTIAGLETATSGKLYIGEQLVNNIPARARDVAMVFQNYALYPHMTVAENIAFGLKMRKVDQKIIQDRVVSVARSLSLEPLLERKPKQLSGGQQQRVALGRAIAREPQVFLLDEPLSNLDAQLRDDTRAELKQLHQKFGITTVYVTHDQVEAMTLADKIVVLNRGRIQQIGEPQTIYARPANRMVATFLGSPPMNILPAIYKNNCFDVSGQLIEIPAFIQEKLQIPQGQSIDLGIRPEYMTISDDSGLLVEVKVVEPLGRETLVRAGLPDTTTLLSIQVEGDVRLNPGDRLHLQLDLHQLFVFDPKTGDRLFPLD, encoded by the coding sequence ATGGCAAAAGTTGTTTTAGAAGATATCAAGCGTAGATTTAACAACGTCACCGCCATTGAGGATATTTCTTTTGAAATTCCCGATGGTGAGTTTTGGGTGTTAGTCGGCCCTTCTGGGTGTGGGAAGTCTACAATTTTACGGACGATCGCAGGCTTAGAAACAGCCACATCTGGCAAACTCTATATTGGGGAACAGTTGGTGAATAATATCCCAGCTAGAGCGCGAGATGTGGCGATGGTGTTTCAAAATTACGCACTGTATCCGCACATGACGGTGGCGGAAAATATCGCCTTTGGGTTGAAAATGCGGAAAGTTGATCAGAAAATCATTCAAGATAGAGTGGTGAGTGTAGCGCGATCGCTCTCTTTAGAACCGCTTTTAGAACGTAAACCCAAACAACTCTCTGGTGGACAACAACAACGGGTAGCATTAGGGAGAGCGATCGCCCGTGAACCACAGGTATTTTTATTAGATGAACCACTGTCCAATTTAGATGCTCAACTGCGAGACGATACCAGAGCCGAATTAAAACAGCTACATCAAAAATTTGGTATCACCACAGTTTACGTCACCCATGATCAAGTCGAAGCCATGACTTTAGCTGACAAAATTGTGGTACTCAATCGGGGCAGAATTCAGCAAATTGGTGAGCCACAAACTATTTATGCTCGTCCAGCTAATCGGATGGTGGCAACATTTTTAGGTAGTCCACCGATGAATATTTTACCTGCAATTTATAAAAATAATTGTTTCGATGTCAGTGGGCAATTAATAGAAATTCCTGCATTTATTCAAGAGAAATTGCAGATTCCCCAGGGACAAAGTATTGATTTAGGTATTCGCCCAGAATACATGACTATTAGTGATGACTCAGGACTGTTAGTCGAAGTGAAGGTGGTAGAACCTTTAGGAAGGGAAACCTTAGTCCGTGCTGGTTTACCTGATACGACAACATTATTGAGTATTCAGGTAGAAGGAGATGTGCGGTTAAATCCAGGCGATCGCTTGCATTTACAACTCGATTTACATCAGTTATTTGTCTTTGATCCCAAAACCGGAGATAGGCTTTTTCCCCTAGATTAA
- a CDS encoding GUN4 domain-containing protein: protein MTDPMIVSSTGNEIDSLREKLIAGSIQVQQQIIPQLAALGNEGLNVLMEFLLQRRDRPATWIDGKAYHCLYNCDAPQVQELLQNHFPEGIVPLKSDAGVNYNPLQQLLAAQDFQAADLMTIQKMCELAGETAVQRKWLYFTEVDSFPSVDLHTINNLWIVHSEGKFGFSVQRELWLSLGKNWDNLWTKIGWKSGNNWTRYPNEFTWDLSAPRGHLPLSNQLRGVRVIASLFAHPAWSK from the coding sequence ATGACAGACCCAATGATTGTATCAAGCACTGGTAATGAGATTGATTCCCTAAGAGAAAAGTTAATCGCTGGGTCTATCCAAGTCCAACAACAGATCATCCCACAGTTAGCTGCTTTAGGTAATGAGGGATTGAATGTGTTAATGGAGTTTTTATTGCAACGTCGCGATCGCCCAGCGACTTGGATTGATGGCAAAGCTTACCATTGCCTTTACAACTGTGATGCACCCCAAGTCCAGGAACTTCTCCAAAATCACTTTCCTGAAGGCATTGTACCTCTAAAATCAGATGCAGGTGTGAATTACAATCCTTTGCAACAATTACTAGCTGCTCAAGATTTTCAAGCAGCTGATCTGATGACAATTCAAAAAATGTGTGAATTGGCAGGGGAGACGGCAGTGCAGAGAAAATGGTTATATTTTACCGAGGTAGATAGTTTTCCTTCAGTAGATTTACATACTATCAATAATCTGTGGATCGTTCATTCTGAGGGGAAATTTGGGTTTTCAGTCCAGCGTGAACTCTGGTTGAGTCTGGGTAAAAATTGGGACAATCTCTGGACTAAAATCGGCTGGAAAAGTGGCAACAATTGGACAAGATACCCCAATGAATTTACTTGGGATTTAAGCGCGCCTAGAGGACATTTACCACTTTCTAATCAATTGCGGGGAGTGCGTGTCATAGCTTCGTTATTCGCTCATCCTGCATGGTCTAAGTAA
- a CDS encoding type II toxin-antitoxin system HicA family toxin, translating into MPKMPILTGTEVIKTLEKIGFQVVRQKGSHVQMENEDGRLVTIPVHPGKTIGKGLLRKILRDVELTREEFIALLN; encoded by the coding sequence ATGCCAAAAATGCCTATATTAACAGGAACGGAGGTGATAAAAACTCTTGAGAAAATTGGTTTTCAAGTAGTACGCCAGAAAGGTAGTCATGTCCAGATGGAAAATGAAGATGGACGCTTAGTAACTATTCCTGTTCATCCTGGTAAAACAATTGGTAAAGGTTTACTCCGCAAAATACTACGCGATGTTGAATTAACAAGAGAGGAGTTTATTGCTTTACTAAATTAA
- a CDS encoding serine protease, producing the protein MSWRIFKLITCISGLSILLSASTTEAFINPEHLTITQPFTQLTAEQLHQKANKISVKILSTEYLGTGIILSEKKSVYTVLTNAHVLRADKPPYRIQTEDGKTYPANMLKKVNFQNYDLALLQFTSSKKTYHTASFGASPKVGDEVFIAGFPSTEETENISFTFISGKVSLILTKALEGGYQVGYTNRLEKGMSGGALLNNQGEVVGVNGLHAYPLWDIPSVFIDGSQAEEQLHQQITQLSWAVPMDKIVSMMPPSDKPQTVK; encoded by the coding sequence ATGAGTTGGCGCATCTTCAAGTTGATTACCTGTATTAGTGGGTTGTCAATTTTGCTTTCGGCTTCTACGACTGAGGCCTTTATCAATCCTGAACATCTTACTATTACACAACCTTTTACTCAATTAACAGCAGAACAGTTACATCAAAAGGCTAATAAAATTAGTGTAAAAATCCTCTCAACGGAATATTTGGGTACAGGGATAATCCTCAGTGAAAAAAAATCAGTCTATACAGTATTAACTAATGCCCATGTTTTAAGAGCAGATAAGCCTCCCTATCGAATTCAAACAGAAGATGGTAAAACTTATCCAGCAAATATGCTAAAAAAAGTAAATTTTCAAAATTACGATTTAGCATTACTGCAATTTACTAGTAGTAAAAAAACTTATCATACAGCAAGTTTTGGTGCCTCTCCTAAAGTGGGAGATGAGGTGTTTATTGCAGGATTTCCTTCTACAGAAGAAACAGAGAATATCAGCTTCACATTTATTAGTGGTAAAGTCTCCCTTATCTTAACAAAAGCTTTAGAAGGTGGTTATCAAGTAGGATATACCAATCGCTTGGAAAAGGGTATGAGTGGTGGTGCTTTGTTGAATAATCAAGGTGAAGTGGTTGGTGTCAACGGTTTACACGCTTACCCTTTATGGGATATACCTTCTGTATTTATTGATGGCTCACAGGCTGAAGAACAATTACATCAGCAAATTACACAATTGAGTTGGGCTGTGCCAATGGATAAAATTGTATCAATGATGCCGCCATCTGATAAACCCCAAACCGTGAAATAA
- a CDS encoding COP23 domain-containing protein — protein sequence MELFKVYSRNQASIILTLITVIVAATITTIDTPSYAQSTTFYCGKSKGLPVTFARTQDGRKLPVIRWTSNNYFPPPWTAQRRCVEVSQRFQRSYNNRTLKYISSGILNKQPVVCAGISKDTVCTSDNLLFTLKRGANPKAVVTRILDNRGLADGLVHSESESDDITVDFDLYLERVEPEK from the coding sequence ATGGAACTTTTTAAAGTATATTCACGTAATCAAGCATCGATTATTTTGACATTAATTACTGTCATAGTTGCAGCAACAATTACAACTATAGACACCCCTAGCTATGCTCAAAGCACAACCTTTTATTGTGGCAAGAGTAAAGGTCTACCAGTCACATTTGCTCGAACACAAGACGGGAGAAAATTACCTGTGATTCGTTGGACTTCCAACAATTATTTTCCACCACCTTGGACTGCTCAACGTCGATGCGTGGAAGTATCCCAGAGATTTCAAAGAAGCTATAACAACAGGACACTAAAATATATTTCTAGTGGAATACTGAACAAACAACCAGTAGTTTGTGCTGGTATTAGCAAAGATACCGTTTGTACAAGTGATAATTTGTTATTTACCCTCAAACGAGGTGCAAACCCTAAAGCTGTAGTAACTAGGATATTAGACAATCGAGGGTTAGCAGATGGACTCGTTCACAGTGAAAGTGAAAGTGACGATATCACTGTTGATTTTGATCTATACCTTGAACGTGTAGAACCAGAGAAATAA
- a CDS encoding type II toxin-antitoxin system HicB family antitoxin, with protein sequence MHNTAKREFYVIIERDEDGYYIGEVPQLKACYSQGETIDELMTNIKEVIELCLQSENNEVMPEFIGIQKVVV encoded by the coding sequence ATGCACAATACTGCCAAGCGAGAATTTTACGTAATTATTGAACGCGATGAAGACGGTTACTATATCGGAGAAGTACCACAACTCAAAGCTTGTTATAGCCAAGGAGAAACCATTGATGAATTAATGACGAATATTAAAGAGGTAATTGAACTGTGTTTACAATCTGAAAATAATGAAGTAATGCCTGAATTTATTGGTATACAAAAGGTAGTAGTTTAA
- a CDS encoding GUN4 domain-containing protein, whose translation MKLHYILSSTLTSISIILLYQPGAKAICSNNQVDAIAEKVTVLIDSSKPGSGVIIQHQGNTYTVLTAYHVVKDRNLKYEVVTPDKQRYQLNYQTVKRLANHIDLAIVQFNSNSNYLKAKIGNSDLIKRRSKVYVAGFPVKTAGVRVSIYDCRNGEVIANTSQESPGDGYTLIYDNPTLPGMSGGGVLNSQGEVIGIHGQGEAAKNVEFDRINPSIGTVKSGRNAGIPSRIFLPLLARMGVDVELSTSRIELPGNPTIDRLNELLVQGNWQEADEETKWLMLRMSQTNGVLNEQGISRLSCSNLSQINHSWMTNSQGRFGFSVQARTWKNLFGNKFESTNKYFESFATEVGWRYRGRFLSSSQTNYSLNAPVGHLPRSFLDGPIWGRFIAYLDTCKI comes from the coding sequence ATGAAATTGCATTACATACTGTCAAGCACACTAACAAGTATCTCAATTATCCTGTTATATCAACCAGGAGCGAAAGCAATTTGTAGTAATAATCAAGTAGATGCGATCGCTGAAAAAGTTACTGTATTAATTGACAGTTCAAAACCAGGTTCTGGGGTAATTATTCAACATCAAGGAAACACTTATACAGTTTTGACTGCTTATCATGTAGTTAAAGACCGGAATCTGAAGTATGAAGTAGTTACACCAGATAAGCAACGCTATCAACTTAACTATCAGACAGTAAAACGTTTAGCCAATCATATTGACTTAGCAATTGTACAGTTTAATAGTAACAGCAATTACCTCAAAGCCAAGATTGGGAATTCGGATCTAATTAAAAGACGCAGTAAAGTTTATGTAGCTGGTTTTCCTGTTAAAACAGCAGGGGTAAGAGTATCTATTTACGATTGTCGCAACGGCGAAGTTATTGCAAATACATCTCAGGAATCTCCAGGAGATGGCTACACTTTGATTTATGACAATCCCACCTTACCAGGGATGAGTGGTGGGGGAGTGCTGAATTCTCAAGGAGAAGTAATCGGGATTCATGGGCAAGGCGAAGCTGCCAAGAATGTCGAATTTGATCGGATAAATCCTAGTATTGGTACTGTGAAATCAGGTAGAAATGCAGGTATTCCCAGCCGTATTTTTTTGCCATTATTAGCCAGAATGGGCGTAGATGTAGAACTAAGTACATCAAGAATAGAACTACCAGGAAATCCAACAATCGACAGGTTGAATGAATTATTAGTTCAAGGTAATTGGCAGGAAGCTGATGAAGAAACAAAGTGGCTGATGTTACGCATGAGTCAAACTAATGGGGTGCTAAATGAGCAAGGTATCTCTCGATTATCTTGCAGCAATCTTAGCCAAATTAATCATTCCTGGATGACGAACAGTCAAGGGAGATTTGGCTTTTCTGTCCAAGCACGAACATGGAAAAATTTATTTGGCAACAAATTTGAATCTACTAATAAGTATTTTGAGAGTTTTGCTACTGAAGTTGGTTGGCGTTATCGCGGTAGATTCTTATCAAGTAGCCAAACTAATTATTCCTTAAATGCTCCTGTTGGACACCTTCCTAGATCATTTTTAGATGGGCCGATTTGGGGACGATTTATTGCGTATCTAGATACTTGCAAGATATAA
- a CDS encoding NADP-dependent isocitrate dehydrogenase: MYEKINPPTTGAKITFKNGEPVVPDNPIIPFIRGDGTGIDIWPATQKVLDAAVAKAYQGKRQISWFKVYAGDEACDLYGTYQYLPEDTLTAIREYGVAIKGPLTTPVGGGIRSLNVALRQIFDLYACVRPCRYYAGTPSPHKNPEKLDVIVYRENTEDIYLGIEWKQGSEIGDRLISILNKELIPATPEHGKKQIPLDAGIGIKPISKTGSQRLVRRAIKHALTLPKHKQQVTLVHKGNIMKYTEGAFRDWGYELATTEFRQECVTERESWILSNKEKNANISLEENARLIDPGFDALTQEKKAQIVKEVETVLNSIWSSHGNGKWKEKIMVNDRIADSIFQQIQTRPDEYSILATMNLNGDYLSDAAAAIVGGLGMGPGANIGDACAVFEATHGTAPKHAGLDKINPGSVILSGVMMLEYLGWQEAADLIKKGLGEAIANRQVTYDLARLLEPAVEPLKCSEFADAIIKHFG; the protein is encoded by the coding sequence ATGTACGAAAAGATTAACCCCCCTACAACTGGTGCAAAAATCACCTTCAAAAATGGTGAGCCTGTTGTACCAGACAATCCCATTATCCCCTTTATTCGCGGAGATGGGACGGGTATTGATATTTGGCCAGCCACCCAAAAGGTACTAGATGCGGCGGTAGCTAAAGCATATCAGGGTAAACGTCAAATTAGTTGGTTTAAGGTTTACGCTGGTGATGAAGCCTGCGATTTATACGGTACTTATCAGTATTTACCGGAAGATACTCTCACAGCTATTAGGGAGTATGGTGTGGCGATTAAAGGCCCTTTGACCACTCCTGTGGGTGGTGGTATCCGGTCTTTGAATGTGGCACTCAGACAAATTTTTGACTTGTACGCTTGCGTGCGTCCTTGTCGTTATTACGCTGGTACGCCATCGCCTCACAAAAACCCCGAAAAGCTAGATGTGATTGTTTATCGGGAAAATACAGAGGACATTTATTTGGGGATTGAGTGGAAGCAAGGTAGCGAAATTGGCGATCGCTTAATCTCCATTCTCAACAAAGAACTCATCCCCGCCACCCCAGAACACGGGAAAAAGCAAATTCCTCTCGATGCTGGTATAGGGATTAAACCCATCAGTAAAACCGGTTCACAACGTCTGGTGCGTCGCGCCATCAAACACGCCTTGACATTACCCAAACATAAGCAACAGGTAACACTGGTGCATAAGGGTAACATCATGAAGTACACCGAAGGCGCGTTTCGGGATTGGGGTTATGAACTAGCTACCACCGAATTCCGCCAAGAGTGCGTCACTGAAAGGGAATCTTGGATTCTCAGCAACAAAGAGAAAAATGCCAATATTTCCCTAGAAGAAAACGCCCGTCTGATTGATCCTGGTTTTGATGCCCTGACCCAAGAGAAGAAAGCCCAAATTGTCAAGGAAGTAGAAACAGTTCTTAACTCAATTTGGTCAAGCCACGGGAATGGCAAGTGGAAAGAAAAAATCATGGTCAATGACCGGATTGCTGACAGCATCTTCCAACAAATCCAAACCAGACCAGATGAATATTCGATTCTGGCGACAATGAACTTAAACGGTGATTATTTGTCTGATGCGGCTGCTGCCATTGTTGGTGGCTTAGGAATGGGGCCTGGCGCGAATATTGGCGATGCTTGCGCCGTTTTTGAAGCTACCCACGGGACAGCACCCAAACACGCCGGATTAGACAAAATTAACCCAGGTTCGGTGATTTTATCGGGTGTGATGATGTTGGAATATTTGGGTTGGCAAGAAGCCGCAGACCTGATTAAGAAAGGTTTAGGGGAGGCGATCGCTAACCGTCAAGTTACCTACGATTTAGCTAGATTACTTGAACCAGCCGTAGAACCACTCAAATGTTCTGAATTTGCTGACGCAATTATCAAACATTTCGGTTAA